One Alnus glutinosa chromosome 13, dhAlnGlut1.1, whole genome shotgun sequence genomic window, gtatttgcATGGAACTTTCCTTCTTGGCCATTATCCTGCATATGCTTGTTGACATTGACTTGGAGCATAGCATTTGACGTCAGTTTGGATTCTTACTGTTGAGTCCACCTTTGTTTACTTGAGAATGTGCAAATGAAGATCTGAACTATTGCCTTCCCGTTAGAGGCCATTTAAGAATTTAAAGATTTTTTCCTTACGATAAACATCCCATACATGGGCTACCTTTTGTTTAATTCAATTTGATCCTATATTACCTTTCTGTATTTACAAGATGCTGAGGGAAAATTAAGGATGCTGTGTGCTATATGCAGGGGGAGTGAAAACCATCGAAGGTCTGTTGCTGCCAGTTTGGTTCAGGGTGTCTACATTCTCGAACGGGACCGCCAAGCAAATCGTCAAGGTTCCCATGCCCTTGCTCCTCCTTGGTGGGAGTTTCTCCATTTTCGGCTGCTTCGTCCCTTTGTAGATGATGCTGATTGTTCCATCTTTGGAGCCATTTATGAATTCAATCCTCCAGCGTCTCACCGTGACCACTCACTAGATGGAAGTCCACGATACGTGATTGCTTTCCGAGGCACCTTAATAAAGCTAGGCACTGTCTTACGGGATGCCGACTTGAATAAGGACCTCATTCTGAATGAACTTCACCGGACATCTCGTTTTGAGATTGCTATGCAATTTGTCCAGAGCTTTGTTACTGAAGTTGGTGATTCAAATGTCTGGTTAGCTGGCCATTCCCTTGGGTCAGCAATGGCAATGCTTGCTGGAAAAACTATGGCCAAGACCGGCATCTTTCTCgaatcttttcttttcaatccGCCATTCCTTTCTGGCCCAATTGAGAAAATTAAGGATAAAAGACTGAGAACCGGGATTCGAATTGCAAGCAGTGCGATCACAGCAGGGCTCACTCTTGCTATGAGGACTAAACACCAGAGGAATACGGCGGAGGATCAATTTGCTGCTTTGTCTGCATGGGTCCCTTGTCTATTTGTGAACCCCCGTGATCACATTGGTTCAGAATATATTGAGTATTTTGAACGCAGGAAAAAGATGGAAGAGAATGGTGCAGGATGGATTGGGAGATTAGCAACCCAGAACTCGATTGGAGGTCTGCTAATGAATGCATTGGGGAAGGAGTACTCAGAACCACTACACCTCATTCCTTCTGCAAGTCTGACCATTAATCCATCTCCTTCCCAGAATTTTAAACAAGATCATGGACTTGAGCAGTGGTGGAGTCCTGATCTAAAGCCGCAATCCAAACTCTACAAGTATAGAGAGCtgtgattttcactgtcacgtcaCCTTAATCATATGGCAGTGTTATAGCACTCCACTTAAATAGCATCTCTCTATTGTTATTATTTCCTGATACACCCTTAAGTTTGTGTGATGATAAATTATTTTGGTCTTCCTTGTAATTAACGATGGTAGCAGATTTTGTCAAACAATGTTTTGCCCTGAACTGATATATTTCTAGCTTGAATTACAATGGAGAGGCACTCGGCCTTACATACACAACATGTATGACTTTACACGTTTATGGCAAAGGAAACAAATAATCAAAAGAATTCTTTCTATAAAATTGACGCAACTTTCTTTCCTAGTTAATCCCAAGAATCTTTCCTAGTTAGGCATTGTCTTGGACATCATGGTGCAATATTTTCCTTGCCCAATTTAGCTGCGATCTTGCCATCCTAGTGTGCTACGTCGAGATGGACAACTGATGTTGCTCTGCTGTCAATATTGTTAACATCTCCCCTCAAATTGATGATGGGCGATCAAAAAGCATCAATTTGCCAATTTGTCAATTAGGAACTGATGGCAAGGACGAGAGAGAGCCTTGGTGAAAACATTAGCAGTTTGGTGTTCAGTGAAAATATGTGGAAGAGTAATCACCTGTCGAGCAAAGGATTCACGAATGGAATGACAATCCACTTCAATATGTTTGGTGCGCTCATGAAAAAGAGGATTGGCCATAATCTGAATAGCACTGATATTATTAGCATGAAGAGGAGTAGGAGTAAGCTACGGAACACTAAGTTCGCCTAACAACCCTCGAAGCTACACAATTTTAGAATAGGCAGACGACATAACCCGATATTCAGACTCAATTGATGACTTCGAGACACAAAGCAGCTTCTTACTCTTCCAAGAAATAATGGCATCGCCAAGAAACATACACCAACCTCCAACAGAATGACGAGTATCCACACAACCAGCCCAGTCAGCATCACTAAAACCCTGCAACTATAATGAATTCCCTGAAGGATGACAGACCAGATGTCCCTTTGAGATATCGAAGAAGATGACAAACAGCGGCCAAATGTGTTTGGCACAGAGCCTGCATAAACTGACAGACTTGCTAAACAGTAAACGAGCTTTATGTCTTTCAATAGAATCATCAGCACAGAGCTGGGTGGTGTGGACCCATTTGCACCCAAGAAGCTTGACTCCAGTAGGACTAGGGATGATGTCCCAAGTGTTATTGTCCTGAAGAGACAAAAaccaaatacaaaatcaaatccTGACAATCAACAAAACCCACATACTCAttgaaacaagaaacaaaacaaaggaatAAAATTTTGGTACCGGACGGAGCTGCTCGGCGCTCACAATTAGATGCACGGCATAGCCATGGCTTCAAACATTACTAAGAGCATCCCTTGtgaactctctaaattttctctaaattctaGCTTAAGAatctattttttgattttatctatcacttttaaaaaggttcata contains:
- the LOC133853628 gene encoding GDSL esterase/lipase At4g10955-like, which translates into the protein MLCAICRGSENHRRSVAASLVQGVYILERDRQANRQGSHALAPPWWEFLHFRLLRPFVDDADCSIFGAIYEFNPPASHRDHSLDGSPRYVIAFRGTLIKLGTVLRDADLNKDLILNELHRTSRFEIAMQFVQSFVTEVGDSNVWLAGHSLGSAMAMLAGKTMAKTGIFLESFLFNPPFLSGPIEKIKDKRLRTGIRIASSAITAGLTLAMRTKHQRNTAEDQFAALSAWVPCLFVNPRDHIGSEYIEYFERRKKMEENGAGWIGRLATQNSIGGLLMNALGKEYSEPLHLIPSASLTINPSPSQNFKQDHGLEQWWSPDLKPQSKLYKYREL